TATAAAATGAGCCGCGAATTTATTTGCCGATAAGTGACAGTAAGATTATAACTGCTTTTACTTAACGGTTATAAATCTTATAGCCTGCGGCCTTAAGCGCATCCTGCGCATTCTTTCTTGATTCTGCATCGTAGAATGAAAGCCTGAGAACACCCTCCTCATCCTCCCGGTTGTGGGAGACTCCGATATTCTTGAGACTTATCTTTGCCTCAGAGATAAGAGCAGTTACCTTCGCTATTGCACCAGCCTCATCAGGTATATCTACGAACAGTTCATGATGCATTCTGATGACACCGCTGCTGTTGTTAGGAATGGAATCTCTGTAGTCCCTTGCGGATGCAAAAAATGCATTTATCCCAGCCGCATCGCGCTGCTTAATATGATAAATCATTTTGTTTATAAGCTCAACATATTCCTGAAGACCGTTTACGATATTGTCAGGATTTGCCAGAAGAATGTGCTCCCATACCACAGGATTGGAGGATGCGATCCTGGTTATATCCTTGAAACCTCCGGCTGCCAGTGATTTGAAAATATTGTCCGGGCTGTCTGCCGCTGCGACAAGATTGACCAGTGAGGCGGCGATGACATGTGGTACATGACTTATATAAGAAGTTATCCTGTCGTGCTCAACCGGAGAATATATGATAGGTATTGCTCCAAGATCTCCGATAAATGTGGAGAACTCCTCAGTCTTGCCCGGCAGAACCCCATCAGCTGGTGTGATGAAGTAATAGGCGTTCTCTATGAGCCTGTCGGTGGCCGCCTCGTAGCCAGATCTCTCAGAGCCGACCATAGGGTGTCCGCCGACAAAATACCTGGCAAGCCCGAGCTCCTGAACCGCTTCATATATGTCGAGCTTCACGCTTCCGACATCAGTCAGTATGGTGCTGTCTGTAAGGAATGGCCCTAGCTGGCGCAGGTATTCTATATTATAGTGGACCGGTGCACATAGAAAGATATAGTTACACCCAGCTATAGTGTGTATGTCATCTGTATATTCAGTCAGCGTTCCATCGGAGACAGCTTGCTTGAGAGTGGATATATTGTTGTCAAAGCCGACTATTCTGTAATCAGGGAAAATGCGGTGGATGGATTTGGCAATAGATCCTCCGATAAGTCCAAGACCAATAAATCCTATTGAAAAATCATTCATTTTACGTTCTCCTTTAACGGTTTGACGCATAAAAGCGTTAAAGTATCTAAAGGCGATTATACAGCCTTTTGAAAGACAGAGCAAGAGAAGATTCACATTGCGATAAAAAACTTGAATATCAGATGTGGATATTAAGCTAAAATAAGAAGTAAGGGAATTGTATAAGCTGAAGATTTGTACTAAAATCTTTGTGAAGAACGCAGACGATGCACATAAGAAAGGGTACTGATGTGTGCGTTTGCCGACCGACCATTATAAGGAGGATAATTTATTATGATAGATACATTATGCAGACTACTGGACGCAGGTGTTACACAGTTTCATGTTGTGAAGGAATGTGAAGATATATTGCTGGATCATGATTACAGGAAATTAGACATAGGTGAGCGCTGGGAGCTTATGGCAGGTGGAAGATATTATGTAAAACCATATCCATCAATGCTGGTTGCATTTGCAATTGGTGAGGTGCCTGAGTATGGAAGACTGAATATAGGACTTGCCCACACGGATTTTCCGATGCTCAAGATCAAGACACAGCCTGATATGAACAGGTGCGGTTATCAGACGCTCAATGTTGAGCCTTATGGAGGACTTATCAAGGAAACGTGGTTTGACAGACCTCTTGGGATTGCGGGAAAGGTCGTGGTTCAGACAGAGGATCCATTCAGACCGAGGACATATCTGTATGATTCAGAGAGGGCTATGTGTATTGTCCCAAGTCTTGCGCCACACCTGAGAAAAGAGACTACCGGTGATAAGATGAATGTGCAGAAGGAGCTTATACCGGTATATGGGCTGAATGGGCAAAACGTTAAAGAAAAAGATATATTACAATACGTGGTTGATGATCTTGGACTTTTGAAGGATGATATACTGGATTACGATCTGTATCTTTACAATATGGATCACATGGAGATCGTTGGGGCAGAGAAAGATATGATAGCATCGCCGAGACTTGATAACATAACATCGGTTTCAGTGCTGGTGGATACCATGTGTAAAACTGAAAAAGGTAACTGCATAAATGTGATATCATTGTTTGATAATGAGGAGATAGGCAGTAGATCAAAGCAGGGTGCAGATTCATTGATGCTGTCTGGAATAGTAGACAGGATCATGAGTGGACTGGATATGGAGGAGAATGATAGAATGCGAATCATGAGGGATGCGTTCATGTTGTCACTGGATGTGGCTCACGCATCACATCCTAATTATCCGGAAAAGAGTGATCCGACTAATCAGATAGTCATGGGATGCGGAGTTGCACTTAAGTCTAGCGCAAGTCAGAGATATGTGTCAGACAGTGAGGCTTCAGCTGTAGTGATGGCTCTTGCAAGAAAAAATGATATAAAAGTTCAGCGTCAGGTGAACCGGTCGGGCATGGCTGGGGGACAGACTCTAGGTCCTATAGCGTCATCGTATCTTCCGGTCAGAGCTGTGGATATGGGAATTCCAATCTTGGCGATGCATTCGGCGATGGAACTTGGAAGCGCTGAGGATTACAGCCAGCTCAAAGCTTTATGTTCGGCAGTGTTTGAAATGTAATATATTACATAAGATTATAGAAGAATGAGGTATTTGAGCAATTTACTTGTACAGGTATTACGATTATGTTACAATAAGTTGATCTGTTTTAATATTTATAAGGAGAGACTCGCGATGGCGAGGAAAATCCTTAACAGGAGGATACTCATGAAAAAGAAATATTTAAAATACGCAGTGCTTTGCCTTGGACTTGCATCTATGCTTGCATTTGCGGGATGTGGAAACAAGAACAGTGATGCAACCACAGCTAAGCCTACAGAGACGGAAGCTACAACAGAAGTGACCACGATGGCTACGACAGAGGCGACCACGGAGGCTCAGCCGGAGAAGGACAAGGATGGATTTACCATTTGCAAGGACAAAGTAAAGACACTAGACTATGTAAATGTCAGAACCACACCATCCACAGACGGTGATGTTTATCAGGAACTTGCAAATGATGTTGAACTCGACAGAGTTGGTTACAACGATGAGTGGAGCAAAGTATCCATAGATGGTGGAGAGTACTATATATTCTCAGAACTTCTTGAGGTCGTTGGCGGAGAGAAGAGTAATGCGTCAACTGAGGCGGCCACAACAGAGAGTTCATCGGATGACACCACCGAGGCCACAGTTAAGTCCAACGTGGGAAACGGAAGAATGATAGTGATTGATGCCGGACATCAGCAGACGGCAAATGAAGAGAAGGAGCCTATAGGTCCTGCCGCTACAGAGACAAAGGTAAAGGCAACCCCGGGCAATACAGGTGTTTCAACAGGAATAGCTGAGTATGAGCTGAATCTTCAGATAGCAAAGAAGCTTGAGACAGAGCTCACAGCCAGGGGCTACAATGTCAAGATGATCAGAACAAGCAATGATGTGGATATAAGCAATGCTACAAGAGCAGAATATGCAAATAATCTGAACGCTGAGGCTGTCATCAAGATTCATACAAATGGTTCCACAGACAACACAGCAACGGGAGTTATGACTGTGTGTCAGACGTCATCCAACCCATATAATTCAGCAATCTATGACAAATGCAAGGATCTTGCCACAAATGTTCTGGCGGGGCTTATTGCATCAACCGGCGCAAAGAGTGATGGAATATGGGAGACCGATTCTATGAGTGGCATCAACTGGAGTACAGTACCGGTCACTATAGTTGAGGTTGGATATATGACAACAGCATCTGAGGAGGCACTTCTTGTTACAGATGATTATCAGAACAAGATAGTAAAGGGCATAGCAGACGGACTTGACACATATGTGACAGGTGGCGATTCATCTTCAGATATAGCGACAGGTTCAGCATCAGGTGAAGCTTCATCAGAGGAATCATCGATGGAGGCTGCCACAGATCTGACAGAGTAATATCACAGCTCATAGAAGCAGTAATTGGCATAATATATAAAAAATAAAACATCATGC
This sequence is a window from Coprococcus eutactus. Protein-coding genes within it:
- a CDS encoding N-acetylmuramoyl-L-alanine amidase family protein, which produces MKKKYLKYAVLCLGLASMLAFAGCGNKNSDATTAKPTETEATTEVTTMATTEATTEAQPEKDKDGFTICKDKVKTLDYVNVRTTPSTDGDVYQELANDVELDRVGYNDEWSKVSIDGGEYYIFSELLEVVGGEKSNASTEAATTESSSDDTTEATVKSNVGNGRMIVIDAGHQQTANEEKEPIGPAATETKVKATPGNTGVSTGIAEYELNLQIAKKLETELTARGYNVKMIRTSNDVDISNATRAEYANNLNAEAVIKIHTNGSTDNTATGVMTVCQTSSNPYNSAIYDKCKDLATNVLAGLIASTGAKSDGIWETDSMSGINWSTVPVTIVEVGYMTTASEEALLVTDDYQNKIVKGIADGLDTYVTGGDSSSDIATGSASGEASSEESSMEAATDLTE
- a CDS encoding prephenate dehydrogenase → MNDFSIGFIGLGLIGGSIAKSIHRIFPDYRIVGFDNNISTLKQAVSDGTLTEYTDDIHTIAGCNYIFLCAPVHYNIEYLRQLGPFLTDSTILTDVGSVKLDIYEAVQELGLARYFVGGHPMVGSERSGYEAATDRLIENAYYFITPADGVLPGKTEEFSTFIGDLGAIPIIYSPVEHDRITSYISHVPHVIAASLVNLVAAADSPDNIFKSLAAGGFKDITRIASSNPVVWEHILLANPDNIVNGLQEYVELINKMIYHIKQRDAAGINAFFASARDYRDSIPNNSSGVIRMHHELFVDIPDEAGAIAKVTALISEAKISLKNIGVSHNREDEEGVLRLSFYDAESRKNAQDALKAAGYKIYNR
- a CDS encoding M18 family aminopeptidase, which produces MIDTLCRLLDAGVTQFHVVKECEDILLDHDYRKLDIGERWELMAGGRYYVKPYPSMLVAFAIGEVPEYGRLNIGLAHTDFPMLKIKTQPDMNRCGYQTLNVEPYGGLIKETWFDRPLGIAGKVVVQTEDPFRPRTYLYDSERAMCIVPSLAPHLRKETTGDKMNVQKELIPVYGLNGQNVKEKDILQYVVDDLGLLKDDILDYDLYLYNMDHMEIVGAEKDMIASPRLDNITSVSVLVDTMCKTEKGNCINVISLFDNEEIGSRSKQGADSLMLSGIVDRIMSGLDMEENDRMRIMRDAFMLSLDVAHASHPNYPEKSDPTNQIVMGCGVALKSSASQRYVSDSEASAVVMALARKNDIKVQRQVNRSGMAGGQTLGPIASSYLPVRAVDMGIPILAMHSAMELGSAEDYSQLKALCSAVFEM